From Entelurus aequoreus isolate RoL-2023_Sb linkage group LG22, RoL_Eaeq_v1.1, whole genome shotgun sequence, one genomic window encodes:
- the inab gene encoding internexin neuronal intermediate filament protein, alpha b gives MSYGSDVFSSSSYRRIFGESPRYASTPSRTVMSSRGGYRSSSASRSNVAGLPGAYGRKSGRSFASMPVETFDLAQSNVLNNEFKIIRTNEKEQMQGLNDRFAMFIEKVRNLEQHNKVLETELVALRQRQAEPSRLAELYQQEIRELRSQLDEANGEKSQLVIERDSIDDDLQKLRGKYEEEFRAREEAEATLKAFKKDVDDATMVRLDLEKKVESLLDEINFLRKVHDEEVAELTEMIQAAQVSVEMEVSKPDLTSALKEIRSQYESMSSKNLQSAEEWYKTKFNDLSEQATRSNDTIRASREELSEFRRQLQSRTIEIESLRGTNESLEKQLREMEERHNGEIGNYQDNMVELENELRATKSEMARHLREYQDLLNVKMALDIEIAAYRKLLEGEETRIGTGMSYSSPSISSGGGQSYNYQSRIYSGAGMGSKREDKDESRQPQSKPGAKATNQVYEETVVTTKKVEKQQDASDTSTNQKI, from the exons ATGAGTTACGGATCGGACgtcttctcctcttcctcctaccgAAGGATCTTCGGGGAGTCCCCCCGCTACGCGTCCACTCCATCGCGGACGGTCATGTCGTCGCGGGGGGGCTACCGGTCCTCCTCCGCGTCCCGGAGCAACGTGGCAGGCTTGCCGGGCGCATACGGCAGGAAGTCCGGGCGCTCCTTCGCCTCCATGCCGGTGGAGACCTTCGACCTGGCGCAAAGCAACGTCCTCAACAACGAGTTCAAAATCATCCGCACCAACGAAAAGGAGCAAATGCAAGGTCTCAACGACCGCTTCGCCATGTTCATCGAGAAGGTGCGCAACTTGGAGCAGCACAACAAAGTGCTGGAGACCGAGCTGGTGGCGCTGCGTCAGCGGCAGGCGGAACCGTCGCGCCTGGCCGAGCTGTACCAGCAGGAGATCCGCGAACTGCGCTCGCAGCTGGACGAGGCCAACGGGGAGAAGTCCCAGCTCGTCATCGAGCGGGACAGCATCGACGACGATCTGCAGAAGCTCCGGGGCAAATACGAGGAGGAGTTCCGCGCCCGGGAGGAGGCGGAGGCGACCCTCAAGGCCTTCAAGAAGGACGTGGACGACGCCACCATGGTGCGCCTGGACCTGGAGAAGAAGGTGGAATCCCTCCTGGACGAAATCAACTTCCTGAGGAAGGTGCACGACGAGGAGGTGGCCGAGCTGACAGAAATGATCCAGGCCGCGCAGGTCTCGGTGGAGATGGAGGTCTCCAAGCCGGACCTGACCTCCGCCCTCAAGGAGATCCGCAGCCAGTACGAGTCCATGTCGTCCAAGAACCTGCAGTCCGCCGAGGAGTGGTACAAGACCAAGTTCAATGACCTGTCCGAGCAGGCGACCCGCAGCAACGACACCATCCGCGCCAGCAGGGAGGAGCTGAGCGAGTTCAGGAGGCAACTGCAGTCAAGAACCATCGAGATAGAGAGCCTGAGAGGCACTAATGAGTCCCTGGAAAAGCAGCTCAGGGAGATGGAGGAGAGGCACAATGGAGAAATTGGAAACTACCAG GACAACATGGTAGAATTGGAGAATGAGCTGAGAGCTACAAAGAGTGAGATGGCTCGTCATTTAAGGGAGTACCAAGACCTGCTGAATGTCAAGATGGCTCTTGATATTGAGATCGCAGCATATAG GAAGCTGCTGGAGGGTGAGGAAACCCGCATAGGGACAGGAATGTCCTATTCCAGTCCGTCCATTAGTTCAGGCGGCGGGCAAAGCTACAACTACCAGTCCCGCATCTACAGCGGCGCCGGCATGGGCTCCAAGAGGGAAGACAAGGACGAGAGCCGGCAGCCGCAGAGCAAGCCTGGAGCCAAGGCCACCAACCAGGTCTACGAGGAGACGGTGGTCACCACCAAAAAGGTGGAGAAGCAGCAAGATGCCAGTGATACCTCCACCAACCAGAAAATCTAG